TGCAGAAGTCGTTGGGGTTTTCCAACCTTGATATGGAGGCTTCGAGAATGACACTGTATAGATATGGAAACACATCCAGCAGCTCCATATGGTATGGACTGGCTTACGTGGAGGCTAAAGGTCGGGTCAAGAAAGGAAATCGGGTTTGGCAGATTGCGTTCGGGTCAGGTTTCAAGTGTAGTAGTATAATCTGGCGTGCAATGAAGATTGTTGATTTTGATGATAAGAATCCGTGGACAGAAGAGATTGCTTGGTTTCTGGTTTCGGGGAATTTGGTGGGTTGCGAACCTTTTCCCTCTTATTTTGAACCTTCCAAGTAAAGATTTAACGTACAATATTCCTTAATGTACAAGCGTATTATAtgaaattacgcatgttataaaatTCAAACCCTAATCACGAATGTTGAAaaaacataatcacgcatggttATGATTTTGCGACATGCGTGATTATTGTTTTTCAACATATGTGATTATGGTtattcaatatgcgtgattagggttttgagttttataacgtgCATAATTTCATATGGTACGCTTGTACGTTACGGATTATTGTATTGTACACTTTCACtactactactgctactactattactactaataataataataataataataataataataataataataataataataataataataataataataataataataataatatgcaTTTGGATATTTTACGTATTGTTTTTTGTTTGAAAATTAAAGTTAATGTACTATTATAAAAATCCATTGTTACCACTGCCTAAGATATACGTTGCAATAAAAGATCTATGAGATTGTGTAACAAAATGTAATTAAGTTTAGCAAATCAACGGACGTGGACATTTTAGTTCGCTTCAAATCTATCTATActtaatatataataaaagaaaccagtTTGAGTACACATGTCACTCATtaaagccatctattttttaacatattaaaattaaataattatttatgaaatatacgtagagatatactatttaatatatatataattatgagatatacgtagagatatagtatagattaaaaacttatttataaaatatactattaatattaaattattatttttataatatatttccttAGATATAGGAATAGGTTACGTTATAGTTTTATTATATCATAGagagattttattttaatatttacgtTTATACTTTTACATCCAAATTTAGGTAACATATTTAAATTGTCTATGACTCTTTATAATCAGTAATATGTTTTAAATGTATTTAACTCTTTATAATCAGtaaatgttttaaatatatttattttaaataaaatattatatatttttttaaatatgttatataattatgagatatacgtagagatatagtataaattcaaaacttatttagaaaatatactattaatattaaattattatttttataatatatttccttAGATATAGGAATAGGTTACATTATAGTTTTATTATATCATAGagagattttattttaatatttatgtttATACTTTTACATCTAAATTTAGGTAACATATTTAAATTGTCTATGACTCTTTATAATCagtaatatgttttaaatatatttaacacTTTATAATCagtaaatgttttaaataaaatattatatattttttaaatatgttttataaaaataagaatatgacttaagatgtaattttaaggagagaaaaattattattatttaataggagAGAAAATGCAGGAAATCAATATCTGAAATTAATCTGAACTCAACTCGTGTGTTACAcaaggtttttttaaagatatacgtttttattatttactatataaaattacatttattcgacccgtgtaacacacggggttttttaagatacaactttttttatcatttactatacaaaattacatttatccaacccgtgtaatacatgaggtatttaaaaatataattttttattatttgatatataaattcaacccgtgtaatacacggggttttttaaagatataatttttttttataaattactatacaaaattacatttatacaacctgtgtaatacatgagtttttaaaaatataactttttttattatttgatatataaaattagatttattcaacccgtacaatacatggggttttttaaatatataaataatttagtatttagtattttttttcattatttgatgtataaaattatatttattcaacctgtacaacaATACaaggggtttttaaagatataactttttattttttagtatataaaattatatgtattcaatccatgtaataaacaaagtttttaaagatatattattttattatttagtatataaattcacatttattcagcccgtgtaatacacggggttctaatctagtaaaaataataaataaaatgaactTTTAGAGCCTAACAGTTCTTGAGTATACCGCTAATAATTTGAAAATCGGATCGGACCAAAGGTTAGCCTCATCGATTTAGAGCCTAACACAAAAGTAACTTTAAGACATTTTTTTccatcaaaattatatatatatatggatccCATTAAGTCTAACCAACTCTCAAATCATTTTTGGCCATTGGATTTggctgagattaaatctcagccaCTTAAACTCATAAAAATAACTGCTATTATGGCAGTTCAGGAGGACGGTTCTTTACGGTTATCACTTATCAGCAGTTCCCCTTTTTCTCCTCCCCACGTTGCAGGTAACCTCCAAATTTACTGTCTCCTTTTTTTCCTCCCCACGTCGCAGGTAACCTTCATATACCCTTCCTCTTCATCTTGTACAAATCTGATATATACATAGCTTTCATCAATCGCTATCTCAAACCTTCATTCAATCGCAACTGGTAAGCATCTAGATTTAAATTAGGGTTATGATTATAATTTAGCTTTCATCAATCGCTATCTCAAACCTTCATTCAATCGCAACTGGTAAGCATCTAGATTTAAATTAGGGTTATGATTATAATTTTTTGTGTTCGTGTTACTACCCCACCAGATTTGTCCCTAAATTCCTATCCCCTTTCAAGTTGCAGATGTTTTACACCCCTACTTTCCTGTTCTTTCTCTAATTTGATCGTTAATCGCTTGCAGCAATCCATGTCAGCTTCGTAAGACCAATAATTGAAGCTTCGTTTTGCAGAGTTGGTAGATGACTGACAAGGACTGAATCATTATGTCGATTCGTTTGGAATTTATCTTACACGAATCTTTTCAGCCTAATTtaagatttgattttttttttaattttagataTAAATCCATCTATTTGCTTTAAGAAGCTTGGTTTATTAGAAAAAaagtaatagttgatgattttaCAAATTCATAGGACTACATTACTACAAATGAACTGATCTGAGATTAACATGAAGGATTTATATCTTGAAAATAATAGGATATGTGTCTTGATGTATAAAGGATCTTGGGAAATTCAGTGAACTTTATGTTTCTTTTAAAGAATGAAAGGATCGGTCCAAACACCTTCGGACATTCtttaaatttcttttgttttttattactttGTTTTTTAATGATGGCAGGTTGACTCTGGCTTTTTTTGGCTACAGACGTGTTCTTTCTTGCCTTCATATTGTTTTGTATGTAGTCCTATCGGCTGCTTTTTGTTTTTGCTTTGCCCTACATTATTGCCTTCATGTACTACATTACCGCcaggtgaaaaagatgaaaacatttttaatttGGTTTGATTTTGTTTCTTGCTGATTTTTACAACTATGTGAATTGAATACACAGGAACGTGCATCGGATGGTGAAAATCAGGAGCCTGTCCAAATACAGATATGTAGTGTCCAATGCTGACGTCGAGCAGCCTGATGTTAGTGCATATAGAATGATCCTTATGTGGACACATGGCCAATACTTCTCCACTGAGCATGTTTTTCTAATTGAGATGCGGTATATATTTTCTCTCACTATTACTTACTATTATAAAGCTGATAATACCTAAGATTTAGCTATTTACTTATCACTTATGTGTGTTAATTTTTAAGAGATTGCAATTTCGGCCATGGGTCAAAATGGTTGTGCTTCATCTTAAATGGGTCAAATAGAAAAAGTAAAATGGGAATGGTTCATACGGGTCAAACGGGTGAGAGTCATGCAAAGTCTATTACCGCATACAATATCCTATATCGTCTTATTCAAAGGTTTATATTATTATTGTAGTAATAATAATGTGTGGTTTGAATTTGGAGAATTTGGGCAAGAATCATGGTTTACTTTACATAAATTCCTGGAATGTATGTCCTACTTGGCAAAGAAGATTCTTAGACGAACTTGATTTATTCATCCTCAATACGTATATATGCTTGACTTCTATGGCCTACAAATTTTCTTCCTATTTTATtctactgttttttttttataatatggCGGGGCAGTTATGCAGATTCTTTGATGCACAACACAATAGTGGCTGAGATGATTATTGTTTAGAGCCAATCAAGATGGGTGAGGTTATTAAAGTGATCGAAGAATCATTAAAAACCTCGTATGTCTGTGTAAGTTTGCTATATAAATGCatgatatatatattttgttttttggGTTTAAGTTTTTGTTTGACTTCTTATCAAAttgtttattgtttttattttattttaacttGTCTTTCCTTATTTTTTAGATAGAagcgtgtgtatatatatttgtcTCACTGTGATTTTATGTTTCATTTCAACTTGACTATTTTCTTCTTCAATTAGTCGTTAAAGATGGGTCAGAAGCAACCAGTGGGTCGGAACACCGTGGGTCAACTGGGTAGGAATGAAGACCCATGGACATGTCCGCAGTTGAATGGCCATGCACCCACATTTTTCAATCACTGTAATTCTTTTATTGCAATTTACTTTTGAGTTTGTTTTCTTTAATTTATGTTGGTTACTTAGTTTTGTTTTAactatttagttttttttttttctaaaggaTAGGAACATGGCTTGTAATTTCTGTTATGTAACTATTGATGTGAAATGAACGCAGTGTGTATTGATGACTAAACTTATTTTCCTGAGTTTTTCTCTTTTGTGAGTAACTAGGTTTTTCTATTGCTAATTCAAATTTGGCCATTTGAATGGTGTTCTTTGGATCCTATTGTTAATACTAGTGGCAAATATGTATCTAGTGTTAATTGTGGGCTGCCCTACAAGCCCATTTCGAGTGGTGTTTCTGTATCTCAATCAACCCGTAGCCTATTTATTTCATTTGACTTCAAATTATCTACCAGTTACCTACTTTAAATTATCTACCTGTACCTACTTTGATTCCTATCATGACCACATTGAACAAATTCAAATCATAGTTGCCCTGCAGTTATTAAACCGCATTGGATCATTACTAGACAAGTATACTGTTTCTTTCGGCATTTGGGGTTTTCTTACTGTTTCTTTCGGCATTTGGAGTTTTCTTATCTATTCGGGTGTACGGAGTGGAAGCGGCAAGGGGAACGGCAAGCCCCTTTGCCGCTCGGGGAACACCGCCACCCACATAGTCTCTCGCACGGGTTGTGTTCAAAGCGGGGGATATATGCCGCATGCGGTGAAGTTTTGAGAGAGGGGATATAGGTGGGGCTCACTAGGATTCAACCAgtcatattttgttttgttttttttaaatggtttgGGGAAGCCACCCCCTATGTTTTTTTGGGCAAGAGGGGAGAATGAAAGGGAAAATGACATGGCATATTATGACTGGGTGGATGAAATTTCCCCCCAAACTTATGAGGGGTGCACCCCAT
Above is a window of Helianthus annuus cultivar XRQ/B chromosome 14, HanXRQr2.0-SUNRISE, whole genome shotgun sequence DNA encoding:
- the LOC110907634 gene encoding 3-ketoacyl-CoA synthase 11 — translated: MAVEHFIPHVGGKPVLDELQKSLGFSNLDMEASRMTLYRYGNTSSSSIWYGLAYVEAKGRVKKGNRVWQIAFGSGFKCSSIIWRAMKIVDFDDKNPWTEEIAWFLVSGNLVGCEPFPSYFEPSK